GATCGTCGGTGTCGACGTGTTCGCCAGTTCTGTGGGTCTGTTAGTACTGAAGATTTCTAGACATCTCTTGAAACAACAGCTTGGGCTACTCACGTTGCGTTCAGCCCTGTCCAGAGTTCTCCCTGATCACGCGACCAGGTTCCAACAACCACGACAGCCACATCGGACTTCTTTGCGGCCTCAATTGCCTCCTCAAAGCCTGACTGGTCACTGCTCGCTCGGTCGCATCCCTGGGCATAGTGGACCTGAGCGTTGTCATCAACTGCGGCCTTGATACCATCGAGGGGAGTGACACCTCGGTATTGACTCCTGTAGGCCACGTAGTCACCATACTACCAAATTCATTAACATCCCGACGTACGAGAGGAATAGGAATGTTGACTTACGTTCATGAGACCACCAGCCATAGGCCCAATGACCGCAATGTTGCTCGACTTCTGCAGAGGTAGGATGTTGTCGTGGTTCTCAAGTAGGATGATAGACTCCTTATCCAGGTCTCTTGCAACTTTTACAGCCTCGGGGCTGTTGATGAGCTTATGCCACTCGTTCTGAGGCGCAGCAGGGTATGGGTTCTCAAAGAGGCCCATTTCGAACTTGACCCGGAGCAACCTAGAGACCGCAGAGTCGACAACGTTGACATCGAGCTTGCCGGACTTGACAAGCTCGGGAATTTTCTGGAAGTTGCTATTTGGTAGTCAGTGTATGTAGCTGCATTTTGTAAATTTCCATAGAACTTACAAAGAACCGCCACCCATCTCAACGTCGGTTCCAGCATTCAGCAGTTGTGTGGTAACTGCTGCCATGTCAATAGGATCGCTCTCGCAAAGCCTAAAGTAGGAGCACACTCTGTCGCTGCCACCAGCATCGCTCATGACGAAGTATTCATACCTCCATTCTTCTCTTAGGATTTCGGTCAGAGTGTGGTAGTCAGAAACAGCTGGAATTCCGTCCCATCTACAAATGAATGTTAGAATAGCGATGTAAGGCAAAGCGTACTAGGATGGATTTACGAGTGGTATGCAGCCATGATAGACCAAGCACCGGCATCGATGATAGCTCGCTTGAAAGGAGGCAACCAGCTGTGCGATGATCAGTTAATTGTGCAGTCTCTTAGCCTGGAGTCGACAAACGTTGTGCGCAACTCCCGTTCACCACCGTGAACTGGGCCAGTATTAAGTCCCTGCTCGGGGGCACTGAAGCCCGCAAAGTGCTTGACCATAGCTGACACGTTCTTGCCTTGCACTCCCTTGACGTAGCTATAACCGTATTCTCCAGCGAGGAAAGTGTCCTCGGTGAAGGTTTCTTCGACCTTGTGTCACTGATGTTAGCTTCGTTATGCTGAATGTATTCACACGTATATGAAACTCACCCGACCAAATCGAAGTTCACGGGCAAGATCAACAACCGGGGCAAAGAGCTGGTTGACGCCAAGTGCTTTGGCTTCTTGTGCAATGATTTCCGCCATTTTTTCGACAAGCTGCGCCACATCTTGTTAGACCTCAAGAACATCTGGTATGACGGTGAAAGCACAATAGTCTCTTACATCTGTATTCCAAGAGCATCCGTAGGCAATTGGCGAATTGAAAATAGTGGCGTTACCCGCCAAGAATCCGTGGACACCTGGCGCAAGAAACATCGTGAGCTCGGGATCCAGTGTAGCCGAAGACTGCATCATCGGCGTACGTACCCTCAGTCTGAACAATTGCAGGAATTCCCAGAGTGGTGTTTTGGATGAGATAGTCCTGGGCTCTCTTGATGTTGTCGGAGATCCAATTCCAAGAAACAGGGTATCCAACTGCAAAACATCAGCATTTGGGTTTCTGTGGACTGATGAAACAGGATCAAACAGCTAAACAGAGGGCCTCATACCATAGAATGTGCCTGCCTTCGTCTCCATGTTGGTGACCAGGCCGGTGTAGTTGAATTCTCCTGAGGTTTGGTTCATCCAATTCGTAAGATCACCTGCACAAGAATGCATCAGCAAGTAGAACTTCCGGTGGTGATGAGTTAGATAATATCCCACCCTGAATCAACTGGGACATCTTATCCTCAATAGTCATTCGACTCAGTAAGTCCTTCACTCTCTTTTCCACGGGAGCATTGGCATCCTTGTAGAGAGGACTGGAGGCCGCTTTTCCCAAGACCAGGGCAGCAAAGAGCTGCACGAGCAGAAGCCCATTGGAAAACACATTTGCCACCATTtcgataaaaaaaaaaccgctGCTTATCTAAATGGATTGGAACGAAGAAAAGGAATTTCCGGGGAAGCTCTTCATATAAGTTTATGCAGGCCCGCAGTGTACTCCCTTGCACAGTGGAGACAGGCAATTCAGCATTGCATGTGAGCAATGCACGAGGCCATACCATCTTGCATCGGAAAAAAAGCCGTGTTCAGTACCGGAAGCTCAAAATCGACCAAGCTAGTTTTCAACGACTGCAGTAGTGCCCTTCTTGGCGTTATTTGAGCTGA
Above is a window of Penicillium digitatum chromosome 2, complete sequence DNA encoding:
- a CDS encoding Beta-glucosidase, putative, with the protein product MVANVFSNGLLLVQLFAALVLGKAASSPLYKDANAPVEKRVKDLLSRMTIEDKMSQLIQGDLTNWMNQTSGEFNYTGLVTNMETKAGTFYVGYPVSWNWISDNIKRAQDYLIQNTTLGIPAIVQTEGVHGFLAGNATIFNSPIAYGCSWNTDLVEKMAEIIAQEAKALGVNQLFAPVVDLARELRFGRVEETFTEDTFLAGEYGYSYVKGVQGKNVSAMVKHFAGFSAPEQGLNTGPVHGGERELRTTWLPPFKRAIIDAGAWSIMAAYHSWDGIPAVSDYHTLTEILREEWRYEYFVMSDAGGSDRVCSYFRLCESDPIDMAAVTTQLLNAGTDVEMGGGSFNFQKIPELVKSGKLDVNVVDSAVSRLLRVKFEMGLFENPYPAAPQNEWHKLINSPEAVKVARDLDKESIILLENHDNILPLQKSSNIAVIGPMAGGLMNYGDYVAYRSQYRGVTPLDGIKAAVDDNAQVHYAQGCDRASSDQSGFEEAIEAAKKSDVAVVVVGTWSRDQGELWTGLNATTGEHVDTDDLSLVGAQGPLVKAIADTGVPTIVIFSSGKPITDTWIANSTAALVQQFYPSEQGGNALADVLFGDYNPSGKLSVSFPRYVGDLPVFYDYLNSGRSISDVGHKYENGTLVFGHSYVLGDASPWYPFGYGKSYSTFKYGTVKVDKSEISASEKTVTVSVDVTNTHTTREGTEVVQVYVKDEIASVVVPNRQLRGFKKVVIPAGKTKTVKIPIKIENLGLWNTRMKYVVEPGQFTVLVGSSSEDIRGNATFVVR